The sequence TTAAAGATTTCTTGCTCTGCCATAGGGTCGAGCGCTGCAGTTGGCTCGTCTAAAATAAAGATATCGCTGTCGCTATAAAATGATCGTGCTATTGCTAATTTTTGCCATTGCCCAATCGAAAGCTCGGTTCCTTTGTCGTCAAAATATCTCATCAGCGGTGTATCATATTTGTGTGGCAATGCTTCTATATATGAGCTCGAATTACTATGCTTCGCCGCCGATTCAATTTCGTCATCAATCACTTCTTTTAATATCTCTCCAAATGCAATGTTCTCTTTTACTGTCACTGCGTATTTGCCATAATCTTGAAACACCGTTCCAAATAAACTATACAATCCCTCTATTTCATACTCCTTTATATCATGCCCATCTAGTATAATTCGCCCTTCTGTTGGATCATATAGCCTCATAAGTAATTTTATTAATGTCGTTTTCCCGGCACCATTCAGCCCCACGATCACTATGGAGTCCCGCGGGTCAATTGTTATATTGATATTTTTTAATACATCGGCTTCTGTTCCTGGATATCTAAATGATACATTTTCAAAGACTATTCTGTGATCAACGCCTCTCTCGACCTTACGCGCTGGCGAAATACTAGGCACTATTGTTGGCTCTGCTTGCATATAGTCTATTAGGTTATTGATAAATAATGTACATTCGTAGATAGAAGCGGTAGTTGTGATCAGCTTTGCTATTCCTGCAGAGATCGCATTTAGCGCGCCAGTATATAATGCATAGTTACCAATTTCGTAGTTGCCGTCAAAAACCCCTCTTGCTATATACACAAATAATACACAATTTACCAAAGTTGATAGTAATGATGCGCCCACATTCCATTTGCACTCATCTACAATTAGCTTTTTTAGGCCTTTATAATATACATCAAAAACATTTGTATATTTATCAGTAAACGTATCAGTTAACCCCAACAACTTGATTTCTTTTATTAGGTCTTTATTAACTACGATTTGCGAATAATAATTTAGTTGACGACGCTCTGTGCTACTTCGCCACATATAATTGAAATTCTTTTTTCTGAAATAAAAGTTGATAAATGTAGATGGCGTTGCGATTGCTATAATAGCCAATGCCGGCAAAATTCCTATTGCAAGTATAACGATTATGTAACTTACGATACTAATAACAGTCGAAATAATAGAAAACGTTGAAGTTAAGGCATTTAGTGGCTGTCTTGACGCCTCACGCGTTGCATTTTCGAGTTTTGAGTAATATTCTGGACTATCATAACTTGCCAAATCTACTTCTTTAGACTTAATCATCAGTTTAATCTTAATATGGTTCCCAATTACTTCTCCCGAGATTCTAGTTAGGGTAACATATATGCGGTCTACAATACTCTTTAGCAACAAATATCCAAATTGTAGCATTAACAACCAGAGAATTATATTAAAACTTGTAATCTCATGCGTATACGACTTTGCCAATGCATTCAAAATCTCTTTTCCTATTAGCGAACCCGTAACCGGCATCAGTCCGTTAAACACTGTCATAAACATCATTACAAAAATAATTCCTGGATTTGCTTCCCACACCAATTTTATTATATATGACATTCGCCCTGTAATTGCAACAAACATCTCTTTTACATAAGCTGGTACCTCTTTTAATTTTTTTGGTGGCTCAATTCTATACTGATCTTGTGCCTTATTATGTGGTGGCTGTGGCGGCATTTAGTAAACACTCCCTTTCTCTTAAAAATACTCTATAATATAGCATATTATCTACTTTTCAATTATATGCAACAATTTTGGTACAAATAAGAGCCCCCTAAAACGGAGGCCCCCAATTATTCTATTTCTATTTTTAGCGAATATGCTACTTCACATGGTTTTGCGACAGGAGATGTTACCACAAGCCCTTCTGCAGTTTGCTTAAATTCTAATTCACCATCAGCACCAAGCATACTCACCCTCTTAACCTTATAAGTCGTATCTATGGATTTTACCAAAAATTCTTCTGCCCATCCAAAGCATATGGCATAGACAACGCCCGGCTTTGCAGTAAATCGAATCTGAGACGCATCTCCTTCTATTTCTTTTTCATTGAAAGAAGTAAACTCATTTTTTTCAACTTTTTTTCCCTCGCCAAACACTACAAATGGACGAGTATCGTATATTGCCTCCCCATTTACCGCCATCCATGCACCAAAATCTTCTATAAACTTCTCTTCTGTTTCATCTAATGTTCCATCTGGCTTCACAGGAATGTTCAACAATAGATTTCCATTTTTACTAACGATATCGCATAGCATTTTTATCACGAACGCTGCAGACTTGTATTGCTGCCCTACTCTATAGAACCATTTTCCAATACAAGTATCTGTTTGCCATGGCTCATCTCTGATATCGTCTACCACACCTCTCTCTAAGTCTTCTACGCAGATGCCCTCAAAATAATCGCCATGAAAATGCAATCCGCCTTTCTTCTTATCGCTAAGCGTAAAGTTTTTACAGTTATATACCGCCTCACATTTTCCGTTGTGAGTTTTTTCACTGTGATTATATAAATTTGCTATCGCAGCGCGACCAACTTCACCAAACGGTACGCCACCATCAGTGTATAGTAAGTCTACATCATATTGCTCCACAACATCTTTCACCCTATCATACCAGCCTTGAACAAACTCTTGGCTCGGATTATGCGGATAGCTCATATGATTTTCTTCATGTGGAGGATAATACAAATCTTCATATGCTGGATCGTTGCCATCATATGGCACCCCTGCCCATTTGCCTTCTTTATCTGCGCCCTTGTTGGTATTAAACCATGAGTAGCTTCTTTCATGGTGCACTGTCACGCCAAATGGCAGCCCTTCTTTGTCCGCCGCATCTTTAAACATCTTGATAATATCTTTCTTAGGCCCATAATTTACTGCATTCCATTTGTGATGCTTCGAGTTCCAGTTATCAAAATTGTCGTGATGTACCGCACAAGCAACGAAGTATCTTGCCCCAGCTTTTTTATATTTTGCCACTAGCGATTCTGGGTCAAATTTCTCTGCTTTCCACAATGGAATAATATCTTTGTATCCAAACTCAGACGGATGCCCATAATGCTCT is a genomic window of Candidatus Epulonipiscium viviparus containing:
- a CDS encoding ABC transporter ATP-binding protein; protein product: MPPQPPHNKAQDQYRIEPPKKLKEVPAYVKEMFVAITGRMSYIIKLVWEANPGIIFVMMFMTVFNGLMPVTGSLIGKEILNALAKSYTHEITSFNIILWLLMLQFGYLLLKSIVDRIYVTLTRISGEVIGNHIKIKLMIKSKEVDLASYDSPEYYSKLENATREASRQPLNALTSTFSIISTVISIVSYIIVILAIGILPALAIIAIATPSTFINFYFRKKNFNYMWRSSTERRQLNYYSQIVVNKDLIKEIKLLGLTDTFTDKYTNVFDVYYKGLKKLIVDECKWNVGASLLSTLVNCVLFVYIARGVFDGNYEIGNYALYTGALNAISAGIAKLITTTASIYECTLFINNLIDYMQAEPTIVPSISPARKVERGVDHRIVFENVSFRYPGTEADVLKNINITIDPRDSIVIVGLNGAGKTTLIKLLMRLYDPTEGRIILDGHDIKEYEIEGLYSLFGTVFQDYGKYAVTVKENIAFGEILKEVIDDEIESAAKHSNSSSYIEALPHKYDTPLMRYFDDKGTELSIGQWQKLAIARSFYSDSDIFILDEPTAALDPMAEQEIFNQFDELRSDKTTIFVSHRLSSATTATKIMVMKYGEIIELGNHAELMELKGEYHTLFSTQANRYTISLDEHRDNRDRREKRRRGKGQFADGMPRDRRDGRDGNSMLGEGNFGGEGNKGSRTVNI
- a CDS encoding alpha-L-fucosidase, which gives rise to MKIEFEVTPGSFDTSVESLQKYECPEWFRNAKIGFWSHWGPQSAPMYGDWYARNIYIEGHDQYKYHLEHYGHPSEFGYKDIIPLWKAEKFDPESLVAKYKKAGARYFVACAVHHDNFDNWNSKHHKWNAVNYGPKKDIIKMFKDAADKEGLPFGVTVHHERSYSWFNTNKGADKEGKWAGVPYDGNDPAYEDLYYPPHEENHMSYPHNPSQEFVQGWYDRVKDVVEQYDVDLLYTDGGVPFGEVGRAAIANLYNHSEKTHNGKCEAVYNCKNFTLSDKKKGGLHFHGDYFEGICVEDLERGVVDDIRDEPWQTDTCIGKWFYRVGQQYKSAAFVIKMLCDIVSKNGNLLLNIPVKPDGTLDETEEKFIEDFGAWMAVNGEAIYDTRPFVVFGEGKKVEKNEFTSFNEKEIEGDASQIRFTAKPGVVYAICFGWAEEFLVKSIDTTYKVKRVSMLGADGELEFKQTAEGLVVTSPVAKPCEVAYSLKIEIE